The following coding sequences are from one Alosa alosa isolate M-15738 ecotype Scorff River chromosome 3, AALO_Geno_1.1, whole genome shotgun sequence window:
- the wnt6b gene encoding protein Wnt-6 has protein sequence MMIPLSRTQLALFFILLCPVNIIGLWWAVGSPLVMDPNSICRKTKRLAGKQAELCQTQPEIVNEVAKGAKLGVRECQYQFRFRRWNCTSQNKYFGKILQQDIRETAFVYAITAAGVTHTVTQACSMGELLQCGCEATRSRAPPRPPAVPGSATEGVKWEWGGCGDDVEFGYEKSKQFMDAKRKKGKSDIRTLIDLHNNEAGRLAVKNYMRTECKCHGLSGSCTLRTCWKKMPHFREVGDRLLERFNGASKVMGGNDGKTLIPVGQNIKPPDKQDLIYSAESPDFCLPNRKTGSLGTRGRMCNSTAMDMSGCDLLCCDRGYREEAVIFEENCLCRFHWCCVVQCKKCLVRKELSLCH, from the exons GGCAGTGGGGAGCCCGCTGGTCATGGACCCCAACAGCATCTGCAGGAAGACCAAGCGTCTGGCCGGCAAACAGGCCGAGCTGTGCCAGACGCAGCCGGAGATTGTCAACGAGGTCGCCAAGGGCGCCAAGCTGGGCGTGCGGGAGTGCCAGTACCAGTTTCGTTTTCGTCGCTGGAACTGCACCAGCCAGAACAAGTACTTTGGCAAAATCCTGCAGCAAG ACATCCGGGAGACGGCGTTCGTTTACGCCATCACGGCGGCCGGCGTGACCCACACGGTGACGCAGGCCTGCAGCATGGGCGAGCTGCTGCAGTGCGGCTGTGAGGCCACCCGGAGCCGAGCCCCGCCCAGGCCCCCCGCCGTGCCCGGCAGCGCCACCGAGGGCGTCAAGTGGGAATGGGGTGGCTGCGGCGACGACGTGGAGTTCGGCTACGAGAAGTCCAAGCAGTTCATGGATGCCAAGAGGAAGAAGGGCAAGAGCGACATTAGGACCCTCATCGATCTGCACAACAATGAGGCGGGACGTCTG GCAGTGAAGAACTACATGCGAACCGAGTGCAAGTGCCATGGTCTGTCAGGCTCCTGCACGCTGCGGACCTGCTGGAAGAAGATGCCTCACTTCCGCGAGGTGGGCGACCGGCTTCTGGAGCGCTTCAACGGCGCCTCCAAGGTGATGGGCGGCAACGACGGCAAGACGCTCATCCCCGTCGGCCAGAACATCAAGCCACCGGACAAGCAGGACCTCATCTACTCGGCCGAGTCGCCCGACTTCTGCCTGCCCAACCGCAAGACGGGCTCGCTGGGCACGCGCGGTCGCATGTGCAACAGCACGGCCATGGACATGAGCGGCTGCGACCTGCTCTGCTGCGACCGTGGCTACCGTGAGGAGGCGGTCATCTTCGAGGAGAACTGCCTCTGCCGCTTCCACTGGTGCTGCGTGGTGCAGTGCAAGAAGTGTCTGGTGCGCAAGGAGCTCAGCCTGTGCCACTag